The genomic stretch TATTGGATAATAgatatacatcatcgtgggcactagaaaggtttcaacggtcaaaatcattatttacactgtttcctgtgttatggtccaattgagctttagatatgctttaattttgatctcaacgtataaaatgatctgtaaaatcggatggacggagtggataaccTACATATATTCAGGGTAgcccccacatagtttactcagtgcaataaaagtgtactgagtaactcagtagtgTACGCAATCTAATTTCAACCACCTCCCGGAATTGCGTCCGGATTAACTCCGTACGCCTTATTATCGTACTgtgtaaactctgttgggcccaattTGAatttatgtggtctatccacgccgtccatccgtttttacagataattttattgcttgaaccaaaaattgaagtatatataatactcaagtggaccacagcacagggaaCATtcggaataataatttccactgctgaaaccttcctaggccacattgatgtttatttttcctccagcattcacaagatcacacagatatgtataaaagataaaaaaataccAGCTTAATTAAAAACCtccgtggccccaagaaattttcaacagcagAAGTTcatttcacattgtttcctgtgctgtggtccacttaagatttgattatactttttttttttcggcccaaaatctaaaattatcttttaaaatggatggacggagtggataaaatgaataagtCACGGTAggcttagatcattttaaggcatgagcgaggcagatccaaactgaAAGCAATGAGGGTTGAActaccaccgttgaaaacttagtGGGTGCCACAAGAGTTTCCAATCAAGCCGATATTCGCGTTTTACCCTCTTTTGACCAGTGCTCTAACAAATAACTGCAGGGATTAAAATGTCCAATtggcgttatatatatatatagagtagaGACTAATTACAAGGGAAGACAACCAGATTTACTGGAGTTTGAAGAAATAGAGATATCAGAAAAGGATCCTGGGCTGTGTAAACCTACTTATGCACTTTGTTGTATGTGCACTCTTTAGCATACGAAGAACATATCTGGACCGTCTGTTAGGTCCATTTGACTCCTCTTCGgtttccttaaaaaaaataaaatcagactgATCGAATCAAAACCGTTCAAAAGTGGCATGGAAAATTAGATGCATGAAACCTTCTATAATAGTTAGAGTCATTTAAAGATGTTTAAGACCGTTGGATTGCTGCTATTTTTGCGTAGTAGTGGTAAATGATTGGACTTgaactaatggacggtccagataagtGAAATGGATGTCATTGTTTTCATGTGCACGTAGGTGTACGGGAACGTTCCGTATACTTAGGGGCTTCATCATTTACGGCGCAATGGAGGCATGAGGCTTCCAGCGCATGATTTGCGTGTTAACCGTTGTGATTCAATCAGGGCCGCTAATGCGATCGAGTAGAGCACTTGGCATAGATCTACCAAAAGGCACACGTATCatagatctagaccattcattaggCAATGCGCATTTTGAACGTACAATAGACCGAAGATGATGTTGGTTAGTTGATCAGATAGGTCAAtcttgtatgagaaaaatggatttgTGGCCCACATTCAACGTACATCTTCGGTACTCGGCATTCAAAATGAATTTGTGGTACACATCCAACGGACCATATTCAAcctacatttgtggcccacttgatcaattaaCTGCCCTAATTTTTTGTACACGGCATAGTCATAGCACGcaatacctgatgaatggtctagatctctGATACGTGTACCGTTTGCTTGTATTTATGACACGTATTCTTTCACTTCACATGCAGAGGGACGCGACTTGCGTGTCAGCCGTGTTACACggagctatgtggggtccaccgaggtGTCTTTGTGAAATCCATTCTGCCCATCAGTTTTTACGTACCATTTTAGAATAAGAGCCTAAAAACGAGGAAGATCAAAAATTCAAGTGTGCCACACAACACGAAACAGTGAGGACGGAAACatcgaccattgaaaccttcgtgggcccaccgtgatctttatatgccatccaaccagttcataaggttattaccactAGGAtgcatgaaataaataaatatcattctaatccaaaacttccccGATATGGTTTCATTGGTGCACGTTCAATCGTctacttttcctgtggtgtggatcacttgagtcttggatctgtaTAATTTCTAGAACGACATCCTAAAacaatctggaaaaacggatggacggagtggatgtcacacggacttcatggtgggccccaacaaactTTGTGTGACACGCAACTCGCGTCCCATGCGGAGCCCGCCAATCTCTCATTGAATGCAGATTCCAATTAGATTTATTGCTAATCCTTTCTAGGTATGTCGTTAAATGCTTTTAAGAGTTAAGAGTTCCGTGTTGgttttacaccatttaaaaaaCGGTGGCCACCTTCTACTCACATATGTACGCATATCGTGACCACCCAAATTGTGGGTTCCACTGTGTAAGGAGCACATATCAAAAATTAAATTTATGAAGGAATCATATCCATCAGATTAATGActatgaaatggatggttaaaagtacaaCATTGAGTAGTCCACCAAACGAGCAGATTGTTAACACCATCTCCATATCCCATTTTTAGTTTTTGCTCTATAAGAAGTTGGATCAGATATTTTAACGGCCTGGATTGTTGTGAATccatgccatgtgtacggttgaagGGTCACCACACTTTGTGATGGAGCTAACATACGAGTATGGGCAGTTTCGTAcccggattaggtactacccccatcTGTTCCAAGCTCAGAACAGGCTGGGGTTCCGAGgcttccaccgtgatgtttgggttGATCAAAacagcccatccatttttttttatatcatttaagGATATATTCATCCAAATTAGGatatataaatcttaagtggacctcaCAGTAGAAATTAAaagatcaccattaaaaacttcttggaagccgtagaagtttttgatcaatctaatatatatatttttttgtttcatccacgtttatgtgaccttatgaataggttggatggaaaataaacatcaaggtgggccctaggaatgtttcaacggtggccttcattgtcaccgctgcttcctctggtgtggtccacttgagtatttgatatgcctaatatttaaaattatagactaaaatgatatgaaaaaatggatggacagtgttgatgtactcattcatcacggtgggccccagtctGTTTCGGGCTGTGTactggcgggggtagtacctaatccgcgtccgggcAGTTTCCAAAAGTTCTTAAACTAAAGAGCGGAATCGTTGCCACCAAAGAGGGTCTGGGTTCGGGCCGGGCTCGGGCCGCTTCTCAAATTCACGGTCAGGATTCGGACGGACCTCATTTTAAGCTCGATTTCCATATTTATatctaacaaaaaaagaaaaaaatttaaaaaaaatccaaaaataggTAGTTTAGACATTTTttatggaaaagaaaagaaattcaaCTTATAAATGTTTTCTTCCGTCTTCATTCTGCTGACCtcttttctttgaattttttaatatcaCACCGAAATGAAGCTCGGTTCTTCTAGAATCATATCCATGTTTGCAAATGTCAAAAACCCAATTTGGTTTTAAAGACTGAAATCAGTGATTTTGTGACCAGATTTCAGAGGATTTCTACATAGTGAGCTGAAAATGCGgttttttttagtgttttttgtttttatttcggTGTATGTTGTGTTCTGCTTTGGCTTGAGAATTGGTAGAGATGTTGAGATAGTTGGTGCTCCTGAATCTACTATAGTAAGAAAAACCATCACCGTTGATAAATCCGGCCATGGAGATTTCACCAGAATCCAATCTGCCATCGATTCAGTTCCTTCGTTCAATTCTCACTGGATCCGAATTCGCATTCGAAGCGGCATTTATAAGTAATTACTTAGCTTTTATCTTAATTTTAAATGAAATATTGTTTGTTACTTGTATATTTGTATTAAAATGTAATTAAATAAGTGCGGTTACGTAATGGTAATCGTGGGACCCATTACAAGATTTTAGGCCCATTATGCAATAAGGTTACGTAAtgataatggtgggacccattatgtgaAATAGGGCTTTAATAGCCGTTttgtaacagtaatggtgggacccatcatgcaATGAAAGGCTTCAATGTCCATTCAACAAGACAAGGCATGTGGTTGTTTTTAAAGTCTTAGACCATTCCAAAACAAGGTGGAATTTGTTTATTATTTTGATGATAATTCTTCCAACTGCTGTATATTTGGATGTAAGTGAGATTGAGAGGAAATTTCaaggctttctaatttgttttagggtttcaagttATAGCTTGAGTTTATTTGAGATTGTTTGAATCGACGTGGataatctctctacttttataattttctactttcacGGTGACATGTAACTTTGtgccatgtttatttttttttaaattttgcaagagtattttcattttaaaatttgaaacttTTGCATTGTATGGTGATATGTGTAACTTTGTgccatatttttttttaaaaaaatttcgtaagaatttttcattttaaaatttggaatttttgcattgtgtattattattattattatttgagttTGCTTACGTACTAGCCACCCCGGATCGATACCGAGACTTCAAGCGTTTGCATTGTCTTTTTTTGGTACGATTGGATTACTTTACTTGAGTAATCTCTGTGTGTTTCTTTGGTCTCTCAACACAACCATGGCCGACAGAGGCTTGAAACCGTCTGATGAGAAAAATTGACCGTTACAGTCTATTAGGGCCATATTTTAACGGTTATAAGCTGGCCGGCATTACCATTAATGAAGATGTTCATGTGCCATTACAAATGATGATGTGGCaagatctaagctgtccatcatgTACAAGCAGTGATGGGCCACATGTGATTCTACATTTGTGCCCACCTGACGGCTGGACAAGCCTGGTTATGAGGAAGGACCATGGGTCCCATATGATTAATGGTCAGGATATCACATGCATGTGCTGTAGAATCCCTATTCAatctatcattttttaaaaatctcatgTACACGATGTATATGTATGTAGAGAGCAAGTTATAGTCCCGATAGAGAAACCGTTCATCATGCTTGAAGGAGATGGGCCACGCAGTACAATCATCAGTTGGGGTGATGCCGAAGATCTAATCGCGAGCGCTACTTTCTCTGTGTGGGCTGGTAATTTCGTTGCTCGGCGTATAACTTTCGAGGTGAATGAAATCGAATCTCTACCGTTGATTGATCTATCATTGTGGGGCATTCTTTTATCGCCCACTTCCTTAAGTGGTCCCTACAAACGTTTTGAAACACTATCATTCCATGTCAATGATTTCTTGTTTTTGtattttaacggtttggatcgtctATGTTCATGTGTAGAACACATACAACCGTGTAGTGAGACAACCAAAGCAGGCGGTTGCAGCGATGGTGTACGGAGACAAATGCTCTTTCTATGAATGTGGGTTCATCAGCTTGCAAGATACACTGTTCGATTGCATGGGCCGTCATTACTTCTACGGTTGTTACATCGAAGGAGCCATTGATTTCATCTTCGGCACTGGCCAGTCTATCTATGAGGTACGATAGCTTTTTTCAGATGTGTTTGATttgtgagtggggcccacttctcagAAACCAATCGGGTACAGGTGAGCTGGGTTTTGTGATTTGTGGTGTGGATTGAGGGCGTGGGCCGGCCTTGCGTGTGTATATGTTTTAATATTCCTGCATGTTAcagtttctttcttttctttttttaaatttttaaaaattttttaatctCTATATACTCATACTCAGGGCTGTTCTtaaacaatccagaccgttaagCTGACAGGTCCCACCATGTGTGGACCATTCTCCAAATATCTTCTTAATTGGAATGAGACTGCTTGTCATTGACATTTGTGTCTCTGTGGGCcgcgccatgatgtatgtgttttatccatgccgtccattcattttggatcattattttagagaatgagaccaaaatttcggtagatccaaaactcagatcgatcacaccataggaaaataatgatccaaagtagatggactgcgtggataaaacacatgtatcatggtgggcccacagagtcgcTACTGGCAGTGTCAGCGTGTCATCGTTTGAATATGGACCACTCCATTGAGGAGATTTTGCACACTGGTCGAAAATCGTACGGTCCTGATTTTGAAGCATTACATAAAACCTGGTCCACCACCTGCTCATCTTTCATCTTCTATGAAGTGACCAAATGAAAAAGCAATCCAGACGGTTGAGCTGACaggacccaccatggatggaccatgctcctAACATCTCCTTGATGGGTGGTCCGTACTGAATAGAATTTTCAATCATGTTCCATCGACTTTGTGgcacatcagatcaacagtccggattgataatgggccccactgtcataGAACTGGAGAATCTTTTTAACGGCTTGTAATGTGTGTGgggtttgtagaaatgcatgataTACGTGAAGACAGATCCAGCAATGGTACCGATTGGTGTAGTGACA from Magnolia sinica isolate HGM2019 chromosome 17, MsV1, whole genome shotgun sequence encodes the following:
- the LOC131231754 gene encoding probable pectinesterase 29 translates to MRFFLVFFVFISVYVVFCFGLRIGRDVEIVGAPESTIVRKTITVDKSGHGDFTRIQSAIDSVPSFNSHWIRIRIRSGIYKEQVIVPIEKPFIMLEGDGPRSTIISWGDAEDLIASATFSVWAGNFVARRITFENTYNRVVRQPKQAVAAMVYGDKCSFYECGFISLQDTLFDCMGRHYFYGCYIEGAIDFIFGTGQSIYEKCMIYVKTDPAMVPIGVVTAQGRDDPSDTSGFVFKYCEVHGTGMTYLGRAWRAYSRVLFFRSKLTGIVIPEGWDAWNFKDHEYDLSLSPEYFFFFFFLSSSSESTTCVSQNGVGPTMFIVHHRHHRAFNQHRLVWDKITYAEYGCNGAGSNTAHRVRWVKKLSESEVTQLSSLSFIDSEGWIKQQP